Proteins co-encoded in one Gossypium arboreum isolate Shixiya-1 chromosome 11, ASM2569848v2, whole genome shotgun sequence genomic window:
- the LOC108482155 gene encoding triacylglycerol lipase OBL1-like — protein sequence MEAKLSEKVYCSNYLVINSEEASWSDAVKVLFSSNLRKRKFIHSSFERQESVFFRFLIVISVLLQKFLLKIAFPVKIMGRIIVYSLNFLYANGGFFGLIRNIMHVKIVIPDYKAATFMSFIGFIDMRTKLDSDIKYGNPMYYPAVSIMACKAVYNNAAYNKALIEGQWEMEFLGFNDYWNDFLGQADTQVVMFRDKSVEYDTIFVCFRGTQPFNLNDWCSDIDLSWYEFPNIGKIHCGFLKALGMQNIVGWAQEVELESTHRPRRAALAYYDIRDKLRVLLKKNPKAKFVVTGHSLGGALAAIFPAILFYHDEQLLLERLEAVYTFGQPRVGDEAFGNYMEKNLKKHGIQFYRYVYCHDMVPRVPFDGIFKHFGTCVYYDSKYQASMVEEEVPYKNYLSIRGCFTMRKNAIYELIRSFRMWTKYGEDYKEGWVLFFLRIFGLLVPGLPPHCAQDYVNATRLGSHHHLLSLPFHHN from the exons ATGGAGGCCAAATTGAGCGAGAAAGTGTATTGTTCAAATTATTTGGTAATAAATTCTGAGGAAGCCTCATGGTCTGATGCTGTTAAAGTCTTATTTTCTAGTAATTTAAGGAAGAGAAAATTTATCCACTCCTCTTTTGAGAGACAGGAAAGTGTCTTCTTTAGATTTCTTATAGTCATCTCTGTGCTCTTACAAAAGTTTCTGCTTAAGATAGCTTTCCCAGTGAAGATCATGGGGAGAATCATAGTGTATTCACTCAACTTTCTCTATGCTAATGGTGGTTTCTTTGGTCTCATAAGAAATATCATGCACG TGAAGATTGTGATTCCAGACTATAAGGCCGCAACATTTATGTCTTTTATCGGATTTATAGACATGAGAACCAAGTTAGATAGTGATATTAAATATGGGAATCCCATGTATTATCCAGCAGTTTCCATCATGGCCTGTAAGGCGGTTTACAATAATGCTGCTTACAATAAGGCTTTAATCGAAGGTCAATGGGAG ATGGAGTTTTTGGGATTTAATGATTATTGGAATG ATTTCCTTGGACAAGCTGACACACAAGTTGTCATGTTTAGAGATAAAAGTGTTGAATACGACACCATTTTTGTGTGCTTCAGAGGGACACAGCCGTTTAATTTAAATGATTGGTGCTCCGACATTGATCTGTCATGGTACGAGTTCCCCAACATCGGAAAGATTCACTGTGGTTTCTTGAAAGCCTTGGGGATGCAAAACATTGTAGGATGGGCGCAAGAAGTGGAGTTGGAATCAACCCACCGCCCACGCCGAGCAGCCTTGGCTTACTACGACATAAGGGATAAGTTGAGAGTTCTTTTGAAAAAGAACCCCAAAGCCAAATTTGTAGTGACGGGACATAGTTTAGGCGGTGCATTGGCCGCAATTTTCCCGGCGATTTTGTTTTACCACGACGAGCAATTGTTGCTTGAGAGATTGGAAGCGGTTTACACGTTCGGACAACCCAGAGTTGGGGACGAAGCCTTCGGGAATTACATGGAGAAGAATCTGAAAAAGCATGGGATTCAATTTTACAGATATGTTTACTGTCATGATATGGTTCCTAGGGTCCCTTTTGATGGCATCTTCAAGCACTTCGGTACCTGCGTTTACTACGACAGCAAATATCAAGCGTCG ATGGTTGAGGAAGAAGTACCATACAAGAACTACCTGTCGATTCGGGGCTGTTTTACCATGCGAAAGAACGCCATTTATGAGCTGATAAGAAGCTTCAGAATGTGGACCAAGTATGGAGAAGATTACAAAGAAGGTTGGGTGCTgtttttccttagaattttcggacTGCTGGTTCCTGGTTTGCCACCTCATTGCGCCCAAGATTACGTCAACGCCACTCGTCTTGGATCCCACCACCATCTTCTTTCCCTTCCTTTCCACCATAACTAG
- the LOC108482512 gene encoding triacylglycerol lipase OBL1-like — MEAKPSKKDLCTNYLLINPKQASLFDIFSVLFSRNLKKRKFIESSFEELESFLYRFLIVISALIQKFLHKISMPMAMIGRTIVFLLNFFYINGGFFGLIRNIMQVRVVIPDKKAAAYLSFIGFTDTRMELDITIKYGNAMYYPALSIMACKAAYNNAAYNQALIEGQWKMEFLGYKDYWNDFLGRADTQVVMFRDKSVDHDTIVVCFRGTQPFNTEDWCSDVDLSWYEFPHIGKVHSGFLKALGMQNIVGWAQEVDHDSAHPPRRAPLAYYDIRDTLRDLLQKNPEAKFIVTGHSLGGALAILFPGILFYHDEELLLERMEGVYTFGQPRVGDEAFGQYMEENFRKNRIEYYRYVYCNDMVPRIPSDGLFKHFGTCVYYNSEYKPSIIEEEPYKNYLSIWGSIDMRRNAIYELIRSFIMLTKYGEAYKEGWLLFFIRIFGLMIPGVPAHCAQDYVNSTRLGSLRHLHFYHFHHKKNRS; from the exons ATGGAAGCCAAACCCAGCAAAAAAGACTTGTGCACaaattatttgcttataaacccTAAGCAAGCCTCTCTCTTTGATATTTTTAGCGTCTTATTTTCCAGAAATCTAAAGAAGAGGAAATTCATCGAGTCCTCTTTTGAAGAACTAGAAAGTTTCCTGTACAGATTTCTTATAGTCATTTCTGCACTGATACAGAAGTTTCTGCATAAGATATCCATGCCGATGGCGATGATAGGGAGAACCATAGTGTTTTTACTCAACTTTTTCTACATTAATGGTGGCTTCTTTGGTCTCATAAGAAATATAATGCAag TGAGGGTTGTGATTCCAGACAAGAAGGCTGCAGCCTACCTCTCTTTTATTGGATTTACAGACACGAGAATGGAGCTAGATATTACTATTAAATATGGAAATGCCATGTATTATCCAGCACTCTCGATTATGGCTTGTAAAGCAGCTTACAATAATGCTGCTTATAACCAAGCTCTTATCGAAGGTCAATGGAAG ATGGAGTTCTTgggatataaagattattggaatg ATTTCCTTGGAAGAGCCGATACACAAGTTGTAATGTTTCGAGATAAAAGTGTTGACCACGACACCATTGTTGTGTGCTTCAGAGGAACACAACCGTTTAATACCGAAGATTGGTGTTCGGACGTTGATTTGTCATGGTACGAATTCCCTCACATTGGAAAGGTTCATAGCGGTTTCTTGAAAGCCCTGGGGATGCAAAATATTGTAGGGTGGGCGCAAGAAGTGGACCACGATTCAGCTCACCCTCCACGCCGAGCGCCCTTGGCTTACTACGACATAAGGGATACGTTGAGAGACCTTTTGCAAAAGAACCCCGAAGCCAAATTTATAGTGACGGGCCACAGTTTGGGCGGGGCTTTGGCTATTCTTTTCCCGGGGATACTGTTTTACCACGACGAGGAATTGTTGCTTGAGAGGATGGAAGGGGTTTACACGTTCGGACAACCCAGAGTTGGGGACGAAGCGTTCGGGCAGTACATGGAGGAGAATTTCAGAAAGAATAGGATTGAATATTACAGATATGTTTACTGTAATGATATGGTTCCTAGGATTCCTTCTGATGGCCTCTTCAAGCACTTTGGTACCTGCGTTTACTACAACAGCGAATATAAACCATCG ATAATTGAGGAAGAACCATACAAGAACTATTTGTCAATTTGGGGCTCCATTGACATGCGAAGAAACGCCATATATGAGCTGATAAGAAGCTTCATTATGTTGACCAAGTATGGAGAAGCTTACAAGGAAGGGTGGCTGCTATTTTTTATCAGAATCTTTGGATTGATGATCCCTGGCGTACCAGCTCATTGTGCCCAAGATTATGTCAACTCCACTCGTCTTGGATCCCTCCGCCATCTTCATTTCTATCATTTCCACCATAAAAAGAACCGCTCCTAA